Part of the Prunus dulcis chromosome 8, ALMONDv2, whole genome shotgun sequence genome is shown below.
ATTCATGTCAGCTAGTTTACGCATAAATGGTTTATCCATTTCCAAAGGGAAGATTTAATTACGTGAACTAAATTAAAAGCTCATCCAgaaaatatttatgtataaaagAACTTTGATCACGTTTTTAATtactaaatatataatataacaattaAAAAGTTACCCTAAACTTTGTAAGATGGTGAAACTTTTGACatatgttttttattatatgattttatttgttttgtcaaATTAAATTGAGATGATTTTGAGTAGTTGAGTGAAATTGTATAGTTCAATTGAATGTAATTGAGTTGAATAATAGTTTAAGGTTAAATTTAAGTGTTACAATATGGAtcatttaaaaatagaaaaaaaaaaagaaaaaaaaaaggatttagGCTGGGTTTGGGATACCATTCCCCGACAGGGATGGGAacggggattccccgaaatTTCATATCGGGGATGGGAACAGAGACAGGGGCGAGAATGGAAAGTAAggatggggatggtattgCCATACCCGACTCCTAACCCGCCCGTTACCATCCCGCTTGgatttgtgttttcttttaccATATTCCACATGTAACATTTTAAAACCCATGTTTTAATCTCAACCGTCAATATCGACCCAAcggttgaatttgatgttcgAGCACAACTAGCTGTCctcaagagagaaaaatttcGACCTGATTTGCCCTAGAGCATGGGCCAAACTAATCAATGTTAAAATGGCAAGGCTCCTCCATTTTAGTATTATTAAGGTGTCATAATATGTTTGTTGAAATAATGCATAATGTTATTTCAAAACTACAGTatgtaattatattatttcaaaACCCAAAGGGTAAGTATGAAATTATGTTATTTCAATCTTATTCAATTAATATTACATCATAGTAATTTGTTGTAGGTACGTAGTGAAAAAACATATTGGCCAACTTAATACATCCAAACAAGCACATCGATTGGTTGTTCTTTCCTTGGCCTTTTATGCTTTTCGCATATGattattgttgtattttactaattgTTGTCGTACCAGAACTGTTTCTGAAGATAGTCAACCACATTGCCGTCCACTTGGAAGGCCTTGGCTAGAACATCAGGGTTGATGGGAGGCTTGGAGCCAAACACTGCATTGGCTATGGTGATCACTCCTGGGTTCTGGCTGCTAAGCCCAGCGAAGGCTACAGCGTTGACGTGTCCCACATTGAGTTGGAAGTGAATGAGGCCGATTGGGAACACAAACACATCTCCCTTGTTCAACACTTTGGTGAATAGGCGATTGCCATCACCGTTGGATGTGACGAAACCAACATAGAGTGTTCCTTCCAAGACCACAAGAAATTCAGAGGCACGAGGGTGAGTGTGAGGAGGGTTTAGGCCATTTGGTGCAAAGTCTATGCGAGTCAGGGATATGCCGAGAGTGTTCAACCCCGCTATTTGGTCCACATTCACAGTTGTCACATTTGAACCAAGCGGATTTTGTGTGTTTCTTGGGTTTTGGAGgccagaaaagaagaaatcattTGCATTGACAAGCTTTGGGTCCTTGCAGAATTTTCCATTCACAAACACTGCGTTTGCACCGAAATATCCACCTAAGCGAAACAGAACCCACATGATATGTTAGAGAGGTGATTAGTAAGATGGTCGGTAAATATAGTACAAATAGCACATACATATGTAAgggacaataaatatatatatatatatatataataatgtaCTAATAGATTGTTCATGCATGAGAAGCCATGCAAATGCATATAGTTAACAGAAAAACAATATTCATAAATGCCTTAGGAAGAAAATTATTCATGTGGAAATCATTATTCATGCATTGCATGCCAGAATATAATCAATATAATTAAATCATACCAGCAGATTTGTTGTCATTAAGTGCTACACAGAAGTCCTGAAGAGGACTGGGGTCAGAGGCAGAGACAAGGAAGGTTGCAGATGCCAATATGGCAAGAGTGCTTATGAGGAAATGAACACCTTTCATTGCAGTTGGCTTAATTAGAGCTAGGTTGCCTCAGAACTTTCTTTTACCGTTTTTTCTTCGTGTGTAGAGAGTTTTGGTTTGAGGGTGTGGGATGAAAATCCTTCATGGGTTAGAAGCCTATTTATAGACTGGAGAGAATGAACTGGTCTTGTACTCTTGGATATGATTTTCCTTGTCGAAGCAGGTAAAGATTTGAATATTGTAGTATTTAGAGGCAAGTCAAGACTTGGTATTTGACAAAATCTCACCTTTAAGTTTAACTATTGAACAATAAATTTCCTACATATATTTTAGcactagaaaaagaaaattcagttGTGATAGAATTTTGAAGAACTTTGACTCAGCTCTACTGTTTGGTGTTTCAATAAAATAAGTTACCTTTTGTAAAGGGTTATTAGGGTTGTTTAATTATAAGACAAGGTCAGTTGAGGGAGAATATATTCATATAATTATGATGATGAAAGACCAGGTATTAGGAGttgtaccaaaaaaaaagagtagtTAGGagataattatttattttttttaattaggtgGTATTTAACCAATGGAAATGTTCAATGCTTATGCTATATATGGATTCATTCTACAATGAAATTCATTTCCTTATATATTAACATTGATGGTGACAATTTGCCTCGATATAAAATTTTACAGTCAGTCCACCAATTAACGTTGAGTGCAtgactttttcttctttttcattttttcaccTTCTAGCTAGTTGAAAGTGGTATTGCTAAAATGGATTCTGCTGTGGCTATTAAGTTGATGCAGAATTCTACTGCTCTTGGTTCACATCCTATGGTGTCTCTGGTTTCAAGCTGCTGGGAGCTTATGGGAAATTTGACACCTGGGCACTTCAGCATGTTTATAGAGAAAGAAATGTGGTTGCTAATTGTATTGCTCAGCGGAGCTACAGTCTGGACCTAGgtgtttgttttcttgataTGGCTCCGAGTTGGATTGGATCTAGCCTTGTTCATGATTTGCTAGGTGTCACTAGGACTCGGTTGGTCTCTGTATTGAGTAGTTGCTCTTTCTTGGGGTTTTACTGTTAGAATTCTATGGTTATTTGTAAATTTCAGAGAAAAATGAGCAATGTTTtagaaaggaagagaaggatgagaagaataaaaaaatgaatcacACTCTATTTGCTTACATAGTGTACTCGGTAGTGAGTAGGGAGAAGAGATTCTTCTCTAACAGAATTGCAGCTGTCACCCTATGAGGTGTTTACACTTGTCATCCCAAAACTAAGCTAGAGAATccacttggactatgatccaatggtTCTAATTACATCTCAAATGaaataaacataaatgatAGTAATAGAGCTTGGTGACTTCAGCTTCAAGGAAAGCAGCTGCAGGATTACATtccaacactcccttctaatccTTTAGCTGTTTTCACACCAAGCAGGCTTCTTAAACTAACAAAGCGATCCTTAGGCAGAGCCTTGGTCAAAATATCAGCAATTTGATCTTTTGTCTTGCAGTAGATtagttcaatttcttttgcttgaaTAGCTTCCCTGATGAAATGAAACTTCCGACTGATATGTCTAGTTTTCTGGTGATGAACTGGATTCTTTGCCATTGCAATAGCAGAGGTGTTATCACATAGGATTGGTGTACCTTCTACTtgttcttcaccaaaatcttcaagCACAAATCTTAGCCACTTAGCTTGTGAAGTTGCTTCTGCAGCACTCACATACTTAGCTTCTGCTGTGGACAAAGCAACTGTGTTTTGCTTGATAGAAGCCCAAGAGAACATGCCTGAGCCTAGTGTGAAAGCATATCCAGAGGTGCTTCGCATATCATCCTCACTTCCTGCCCAATCACTGTCACAGTACCCTATTAGAGTAGTTGTTTTCCCTTTCACAAACTCAATGCCAAAATCAAGTGTGCCTTGTATGTATCTCAAAACTCTTTTGGCAGTTCCCAAATGCTTCTTTGTGGGATTGTGCATGAACCTAGCAAGTAAGCTAGATGCAAACATTACATCTGGTCTTGTGGCAGTCAAGTAGAGCAAGCTCCCTACTATATCTGTCTGAATTCACTTTCATTTGCTGCTTCACTTCCATCTTCTTTACATAGTTTTTCATTCACCACAAGTGGAATTGCCACTGACTTGCAGTCCTTCATTCCAAACTTCTCAAGAAGTTTcattgcatatttcttttggtgaATGAAGATGTACCTATCTGTTTGAACCACTCCCATGCCAAGAAAGTGATGTAACAACCCTAAGTCTGTCATCTCATAGTGTTGCATCATATCTTTCTTAAACTCTTCAAGTAGTTTGGGTCAACTACAAGTATATataatgtcatctacataaagTGAGACAATAATAATACCTGCAGTGTCATTTGTTTTGACATAAAGGATAGCTTCACTAGAGCTCTTTTTGAATCCTGCATTGTTGAAATAGGCATCTATTTCATCATACCAGGcccttggagcttgtttcagtCCATATAGAGCCTTGTTTAACTTGTAAACTTTGGTTTCCTTATTCTTTTGGTCATATCCTTGTGGCTGTTCAACATAGACTTCCTCCTTTAGAATGCCATTGAGAAAGGCAGACTTCACATCCAACTAATATAAACTCCATTCCTTTTGTGCAGCAAGGGCAATCAAGGTTCTGATGGTAGCTAGCCTTGCCACTGGGGCAAATGTTTCATTGTAATCGATTCCAGACTTTTGTGAGTAGCCTTTAGCCACTAGTCTAGCTTTATTCTTCTGCACAGTGCCATCTAGATTAAGCTTGACCTTGTAGACCCACTTGATGCCAATTACTGGTTTGTCAAATGGTCTGTCAACTAATTCCCATGTATTGTTCTTTTCAATCATCTCTAATTCAGCCTTCATTGCATGTCTCCATGATTCATCCAAATCAGCTTCTTCAAAACTGTCAGGTTCCACAATGCATATGTTACATCTTGCCATGATGTCACTAATACTCCTCCACTTATGAGGTGTGTGATCAAACACTTGAGACCTATCAAGTATTTCCTCATCTTGAGGtacagttttcttcttcttcttgcattGGAGTATCCAAGATTTGAGTTGATTCATCAACTACCATCTGTTCATGTTCTGCATTATCCTGGTTTTCCATTTGCATAGGCATTCTCACCTCTGCATTACTAGTGTTCTCCCATTTCCATGAAGCAGTTTCATCATACACATCTCTAGACAAGATAATTTTTCTAGTTCTAGGATCATATAACCTGTACCCCTTTTCACAAAGTCTATAGCCAACAAAAATGCATTTGTGACTGTTTTCTTCCAGCTTGTGCCTTAGTGCCGAAGGAATGAGCACATGACATAAGGCTCCAAACACTTTCAAATGTGCAATACCTGGCTTTCTTCCAGTGTATACCTCAAATGGTGTCACTTCTTTAAGAGACTTAGAAGGACATCTGTTGAGTAGATATACTGCAGTATTAACAGCTTCTACCCAAAATTCATAAGGAAGCCCTTTTTCATGTAGCATAGACTTTGCCATCTCTATCACAGTCCTATTCTTCCTCTCATCTactccattttgctgaggggAATATGCTACAGTCAGCTGCCTTTGTATTCCAGCTTCACTGCAGTACTcatgaaattcatttgacatGAATTCTCCACCTCTGTCACTTCTAAGAGATTTCACCTTGTGTCCACTTTGCAGTTCTGTCATAGCcttgaacttcttgaaacattcaaaagcattTGACTTATTTATGAGGAAATAGACCCAAGCCATTCTAGTACAATCGTCTATGAATAATAGGAAATACCTGTTTTCTGACATTTATGCAGTTTGCATTGGTCCACAGATGTCTGTGTGTATCAACTCTAGTGGAAACTGGGCTCTCCAAGTGGATTCTGCAGGGAATGAGTCTCTATGTTGCTTTCCTAGCTTGCAGCCTTCACAAACTTCAAAATCCTTTTCTAAACTGGGTAAGCCATGAACCATGCCTTGATTTGCAAGTAGTCTAATGCTTGGTCATTGAGATGCCCCAGTCTCTTGTGCCAAGTTTGCAAGCTGTGTGTCACACTAGCTTTTAACACCAACTGAGTAGCTGGCTCCATTGTGAGAGGAAAGCACATGTTGCTAGTCATTTGAACTTTAGCAATGGAATTTTGTAGTGACCAGTCATCAAAGATTGTCACCATTCCCTTTCCAAATATCAGGCAATTTCCATGCTCCATCATCTGCCCAACACTGAGCAGATTCTCTTCTAATCCAGGCACCAACATCACTTCTTGAATGTGCTTTCTTCCTGCTTTGGTGTCTATCACAAGTGTGCCTTTCCCTGCAACTTGAACTGTCTCTCCAGTCCCCATTTTCACCTTGGAATTTACATCCCTTCTAATATCTACCAATAGCCTTTCATCTCCAGTCATGTGGTTATTACAACCACTGTCAACATACCATGAATTGTTCAATTTCACATATGTCACAACATTGCATGCATAAAANNNNNNNNNNNNNNNNNNNNNNNNNNNNNNNNNNNNNNNNNNNNNNNNNNNNNNNNNNNNNNNNNNNNNNNNNNNNNNNNNNNNNNNNNNNNNNNNNNNNGAATGCTCTTCATCTACTCCCGTTAATTCATATAACCGGACAAGCAGACCTGCACGTCCCATACCATGCTTATACCACTTGGTCCCCAATGCCCATTTATATGAACTAACACCCATTTCAATCCATAATTCCCCTTTTGTTAGTTGTCTTGTCTACACCATTGATCTCCAAGCCCAAATCACTAAATCAACAATTATACTGCTGATTTCCTAGTTTACTATGCACACGGGCTCGCCTGGACTTGCTCCCTACAATGGTCAGACTCTACTACACAAAAGATCCTTCCCATTACCCTCTTTTCCATCAATATTTTCTCAATCCAACAACTCCGACCAATTTCCATGACATGATATAATTATGCCGTTCACATATTCCATGTATCTCACAACAATGTaaccatttaaaacatcaccaatgtatatataattacaCCAACATAATGTAAACATCCGATATCAAGAACATTATATAATATCAAGAACATCTATTATAATAGCACAGATAATATAGAGCTCACGAAATTTAATTAGATCAATCTCTACAAAAGGTCACCAAAAAACCCCTACAATGGTTAATATGTTTGGCGGTTGAGAATAAGTTCTAACTTTGGTATTAGGATAATATTTTGATGAAGTAAAGCCAGCTAGCCACTTGGATAGCAAGGCAACAACCTTATGTGTTTACACGTCCCTTAAGCAACCAAGGAATGGTGCCACCTCCAGCTTATGTTATCCACTTCATGCTTCTTACATACATAttcaatataataaaatacatataattattaaaatggtaaaacaactatatatataatcaatttaaatatataactaaatagGTAGCCAAATATTTAttgttcataaattttttaaaaatacggGTCTTCACAATTGACCACATCCCGCAGCCTGCTTTTGATATCGGAATTTTCAAACAACACGGTACGGTATGGTATAGAAttagtgttttagttttttgatACCGAATCATACCGGAGCCGATCGGTTTCGATATGACA
Proteins encoded:
- the LOC117637379 gene encoding germin-like protein subfamily 1 member 16 isoform X3, which gives rise to MKGVHFLISTLAILASATFLVSASDPSPLQDFCVALNDNKSAVFVNGKFCKDPKLVNANDFFFSGLQNPRNTQNPLGSNVTTVNVDQIAGLNTLGISLTRIDFAPNGLNPPHTHPRASEFLVVLEGTLYVGFVTSNGDGNRLFTKVLNKGDVFVFPIGLIHFQLNVGHVNAVAFAGLSSQNPGVITIANAVFGSKPPINPDVLAKAFQVDGNVVDYLQKQFWYDNN
- the LOC117637379 gene encoding germin-like protein subfamily 1 member 16 isoform X2, with translation MKGVHFLISTLAILASATFLVSASDPSPLQDFCVALNDTNAVFVNGKFCKDPKLVNANDFFFSGLQNPRNTQNPLGSNVTTVNVDQIAGLNTLGISLTRIDFAPNGLNPPHTHPRASEFLVVLEGTLYVGFVTSNGDGNRLFTKVLNKGDVFVFPIGLIHFQLNVGHVNAVAFAGLSSQNPGVITIANAVFGSKPPINPDVLAKAFQVDGNVVDYLQKQFWYDNN
- the LOC117637379 gene encoding germin-like protein subfamily 1 member 16 isoform X1 → MKGVHFLISTLAILASATFLVSASDPSPLQDFCVALNDNKSAGGYFGANAVFVNGKFCKDPKLVNANDFFFSGLQNPRNTQNPLGSNVTTVNVDQIAGLNTLGISLTRIDFAPNGLNPPHTHPRASEFLVVLEGTLYVGFVTSNGDGNRLFTKVLNKGDVFVFPIGLIHFQLNVGHVNAVAFAGLSSQNPGVITIANAVFGSKPPINPDVLAKAFQVDGNVVDYLQKQFWYDNN